The genome window AGGGGTGTGCTAATGAAAAACCTGCTACTAGTAGAGCCCTCAAGTAGCAGGTTTTTAATATGTCAATTAGCGATAGTTATTCGCTCATCAAACCATTCTTCTTCAGCGCATCCTGTAGTTTCGGCCGGTCGAAGCCGAGGATGACCTCGCCGCAAACATCGGTTACTGGCACGCCCTGGAAATTGCCGCCGTTTTTACTGAGCAATTCTTCCTTAGTGCTCGGATCAGCCTCAATGTCCTTGGCGACAAAATCGATGCCGAGTTTTTTCAACCATTCCATCTCCGTGTGGCAGAATGCGCACCAGCTGGTGCTGTAGACGGTGACTTTAGCGTCTTGGTGATTGGCCGTGTTATCTTCGCTCATAACTTCCCTCCTTATGGCTTTTCTCTATTGTAGCATAAGCATCGGTGCCTCGGCAATGCCATCTAGTCTCGGGACACCCGACTCGTTAAGTGCCAGCCGTCACACCCTCGGCAATAGTACACGTCTAACTCCAGTTTTGGTGACATTAGCTCCTGCGTATCAGCCGCTCGCCTGGCGATTTGCTCGGTGGCGAAGCGGCGCTTGCGCCGGCAGGCGTCGTGATCGGCAGTTGTCAGCGTCGGCTTGACGAACGTTCGGGCTGATTTTGGTTGGTTTTTCGGGTAATTTCGCCGTGGCATCTTGTCAAGAGTATAGCATGTTGCTATAGTGACAGAGTAATGGCTGAGAGACCAGATGTTGAGAATGGCGTGACGACAGCGACGGAAGTGGCGGCGGCTCGGGTTATTCTCGGGACGATCGGCGACACAACGTGGCGAATGTTTGTGCCGAGCATCGGTTGTACGCTACTAGGCGTATGGCTGGATGGCGTGTTTGGTTTGAAGCCGTGGCTGATGTTTGCTGGCGTGGTACTTGGTTTTGTGGGCGCGTATCTACTGGTGAATAAGCAGCTGGGGCGTGTGAAACGAAAAAAGGAGCGTAAAAATATATGATACAATTATTTGCCAATGCCGGTCCACACATTTCAGTCAAGGCTGACGAAGTAGCGAATATCATGGGCGTGTCGATCACCAATTCGCACATGCTTGGCGCGCTCGGGCTGGTCGTTTTGGTGTGGCTGATGTTTCGGACGCGGGCAGCGGTGCTGGGCAAGAAAAAGCATAATTTTGCGACGCGGCTGGTACATTGGACATTTGATGGGCTGTACAATACGGTTTGCCAAGTCATCCCGGACCAGACATGGGCGCGTCGAGTAGCGCCGCTGTGTATCACCATATTCTTTTTCGTGGTGGCGCAGTATTGGCTGGGACTGCTACCGATTGTCGGGCCGATCACCGTGGGTAGTCATGGTACGCCGCTGTTTCGCGGTGGTGTGGCCGACCTGAATATGACGTTTGGCCTGGCTATCGTGACCATTATCGCCGCACAAGTGTACGCCTTCAAATACCTTGGCTTTAGGGGTAATATGGGTCGCTACTTTGTTAATCCGCTGCGCGATCCGATCATGGCGTTTGTCGGTATTTTGGAGTTGGTGGCGGAGTTTTCGCGCCTGTTGGGGCTGAGTTTCCGGTTGTTTGGCAATGTGTTGGCTGGCGAAGTGCTGCTGATCATGATCGCCTTTTTGACGCAATATATCTCGCCGGCGGTGCTCCAGCCGTTTTATCTGTTCGAGCTGTTCA of Candidatus Nanosynbacter lyticus contains these proteins:
- a CDS encoding glutaredoxin family protein — translated: MSEDNTANHQDAKVTVYSTSWCAFCHTEMEWLKKLGIDFVAKDIEADPSTKEELLSKNGGNFQGVPVTDVCGEVILGFDRPKLQDALKKNGLMSE
- a CDS encoding AtpZ/AtpI family protein, whose protein sequence is MAERPDVENGVTTATEVAAARVILGTIGDTTWRMFVPSIGCTLLGVWLDGVFGLKPWLMFAGVVLGFVGAYLLVNKQLGRVKRKKERKNI
- a CDS encoding F0F1 ATP synthase subunit A, which produces MIQLFANAGPHISVKADEVANIMGVSITNSHMLGALGLVVLVWLMFRTRAAVLGKKKHNFATRLVHWTFDGLYNTVCQVIPDQTWARRVAPLCITIFFFVVAQYWLGLLPIVGPITVGSHGTPLFRGGVADLNMTFGLAIVTIIAAQVYAFKYLGFRGNMGRYFVNPLRDPIMAFVGILELVAEFSRLLGLSFRLFGNVLAGEVLLIMIAFLTQYISPAVLQPFYLFELFIGGIQAYIFFMLSTVFISLGLAHHDTHEPTDHAHSPADTTKLAAAND